One genomic segment of Catalinimonas alkaloidigena includes these proteins:
- a CDS encoding serine hydrolase: MKSIFNKLIFFLLPLLYLSLCAESQSLDKRDAISKIFSKYHEFEGFEGAVLVAEKGEVIYKNAFGLANREWNIPNQVDSRFDIASISKQFTAMLVMQLYEEGKIHPDSSISAYYPEYRSDIGEQVTIHHLLTHRSGIPNYTSIPYVWSDSLVNRYSKEQLVQKFCSGDLEFMPGTKYSYNNTGYFLLSVILEKVSGLPFNHLLQEKILIPANMTASGVDERGQLIDKRAYGYIRELETYENARPMHMGNLQGAGNMYATVEDLYLWDRALYTHKLLSKKGIRQMMTPYSDPGDSWIPPYRNSYGYGMGVASIPIGNNKETKLVFHSGHISGYSSFIARFPDDEHLVVMLSNTGNVSTARMNEIAQEVKNVLYGLPYEASKRSLRTSLLKVAREQSVREAILKYYELIESFPYEYNDTEDDLRLVGQDLLASDMRSAAVEFFKLNAKVNPGWRTYNTLGDVYYYEKKYEDASYFYKKSIQVNPKKTDKEINAFNASQRALSSLSQ; this comes from the coding sequence ATGAAAAGCATATTCAATAAATTAATCTTCTTTTTACTCCCTTTGTTGTATCTCTCACTCTGTGCTGAAAGTCAGTCCCTGGATAAACGTGATGCTATTAGTAAAATTTTTAGCAAATATCACGAATTTGAAGGCTTTGAGGGGGCAGTATTGGTGGCTGAAAAAGGCGAAGTAATCTATAAAAATGCTTTTGGCTTAGCAAATCGTGAATGGAACATCCCTAACCAGGTGGATAGCCGGTTTGACATTGCCTCCATCAGTAAGCAATTTACTGCAATGCTGGTCATGCAGTTGTACGAAGAAGGTAAAATTCATCCTGACAGTAGCATTTCTGCATACTATCCTGAATATCGTTCTGATATTGGCGAACAGGTTACAATCCATCATCTGTTGACACATCGCTCCGGTATTCCTAACTATACCAGTATTCCTTACGTCTGGTCAGATTCTTTGGTCAATCGCTATAGTAAAGAGCAGTTGGTTCAGAAATTTTGCAGTGGTGATCTGGAGTTCATGCCGGGCACGAAGTATAGTTATAACAACACTGGTTATTTTCTGTTGAGTGTGATTTTAGAAAAGGTAAGTGGTTTACCTTTTAATCATCTTCTACAGGAAAAAATTCTCATACCTGCAAACATGACCGCTTCCGGTGTAGATGAGCGAGGGCAACTTATTGATAAGCGAGCCTACGGTTATATAAGAGAATTGGAAACTTATGAGAACGCACGTCCTATGCATATGGGTAATCTACAGGGAGCTGGTAATATGTATGCTACGGTGGAAGACCTTTACTTGTGGGACAGAGCTTTATATACACACAAGCTGCTTTCTAAAAAAGGTATCCGGCAAATGATGACACCCTATAGCGATCCGGGTGACTCATGGATTCCTCCTTATCGTAATTCCTATGGCTATGGTATGGGAGTAGCTTCTATTCCTATCGGAAATAATAAAGAGACAAAACTGGTTTTTCATAGTGGACATATTTCCGGATACAGTTCTTTCATTGCCCGCTTTCCGGATGACGAACACCTGGTAGTAATGTTGAGCAACACTGGAAATGTAAGTACTGCCCGCATGAATGAGATCGCTCAGGAAGTAAAAAATGTACTTTACGGTTTGCCTTATGAAGCATCAAAACGTTCACTCCGTACTTCACTGTTAAAGGTAGCCAGAGAGCAGAGTGTCAGAGAAGCCATTCTGAAATATTATGAATTGATTGAGTCATTTCCCTATGAATATAATGATACTGAAGATGACCTTAGGTTAGTGGGGCAGGATTTGCTAGCCTCTGACATGAGGTCAGCAGCAGTAGAATTTTTCAAATTAAACGCTAAAGTTAATCCCGGATGGCGTACTTATAATACACTAGGAGATGTGTATTATTATGAAAAAAAATATGAAGATGCCTCTTATTTCTACAAAAAATCTATACAGGTAAATCCCAAAAAGACGGATAAGGAAATCAATGCTTTCAATGCTTCCCAGAGAGCCCTTTCCAGCCTAAGCCAATAA